A window of Rhododendron vialii isolate Sample 1 chromosome 13a, ASM3025357v1 contains these coding sequences:
- the LOC131314795 gene encoding cytochrome P450 93B2-like, whose product MTLGPIQLATFFLSTFLIIALHHHFKKTKPPLHHNHPPTPFSLPILGHLHLLSPLIHRSFHRLSSLHGPLIHLRLGSVPCVVVSTPEYAREFLKTNELNFSTRHDSTAINRLTYNSSFAFAPHGPYWKFIKKLVSHELLANRNLNQFRPIRNRELLCFLQTLTKKAKACEAVNVTEELLKLTNNVISQIMLGIRSSGTKGEADEARTLVREVSRIFGEFNLSDFIWFLKRWDLQGIGKRCEDIYARYDALLEKIIMEREEMRKENGDGKSVKDFLDILVDALENEDSEIKLTRDHVKALILDFFTAATDTSAVALEWALSELINNPKVLKKAQEEVDNVVGKHRLVAESDVPNLPYIQSIVKETFRLHPPIPLLTRSSVQDCVIDGYNIPAHTMLFVNIWSIGRNPKYWENPLDFWPERFLRAGKDDLAGGLIDIKGQHFQLLPFGTGRRGCPGISLALQQLPTVLAATIQCFEWKVAADPKGENINGTDGVVDMTERPGLTAPRANDLVCMPVARMDLLDSLFDP is encoded by the exons ATGACTCTCGGTCCCATCCAACTTGCCACCTTCTTTCTCTCCACCTTCCTCATCATagccctccaccaccacttcaaaaaaaccaaaccaccaCTCCATCACAACCACCCACCAACCCCTTTCTCCCTCCCCATCCTCggccacctccacctcctctcCCCCCTCATCCACCGCTCCTTCCACCGCCTCTCCTCCCTCCACGGCCCCCTCATCCACCTCCGCCTCGGCTCCGTCCCCTGCGTCGTTGTCTCCACTCCCGAATACGCAAGAGAATTCCTCAAAACAAACGAGCTCAACTTCTCCACCCGCCATGACTCCACCGCCATCAACCGCCTCACTTACAACTCCTCCTTCGCCTTCGCCCCGCACGGCCCTTACTGGAAGTTCATCAAGAAACTAGTCAGCCACGAGCTCTTGGCCAATCGCAATCTAAATCAATTTCGCCCCATTCGAAACAGAGAGTTGCTCTGTTTCCTTCAAACCCTAACGAAAAAGGCCAAGGCTTGTGAAGCTGTGAACGTAACCGAAGAGCTATTAAAGCTTACAAACAATGTTATCTCACAAATAATGCTGGGCATTAGGTCCTCGGGTACCAAAGGCGAGGCCGACGAGGCCCGGACTCTGGTTCGGGAGGTGTCGAGGATTTTTGGGGAGTTCAATTTGTCGGATTTTATCTGGTTTTTGAAGAGGTGGGATTTGCAGGGGATTGGGAAACGGTGCGAGGATATATACGCAAGGTACGATGCTTTGCTGGAGAAGATTATTATGGAAAGGGAAGAAATGAGGAAGGAGAATGGAGATGGCAAGAGTGTGAAAGATTTTCTTGACATACTGGTTGATGCTTTAGAAAATGAAGATTCGGAGATCAAGTTGACTAGAGATCACGTTAAGGCCTTGATTCTG GATTTCTTCACGGCAGCCACGGATACGTCAGCCGTCGCACTTGAATGGGCATTGTCAGAGCTAATCAACAATCCAAAAGTTCTAAAGAAAGCGCAAGAAGAGGTGGATAACGTCGTGGGGAAACATCGGTTAGTAGCCGAATCGGACGTTCCGAATCTTCCTTACATCCAATCGATCGTAAAGGAAACTTTTCGGCTTCACCCTCCAATCCCCTTGCTCACAAGAAGCTCGGTACAAGACTGCGTAATCGATGGATACAACATCCCTGCTCACACCATGCTATTTGTGAACATTTGGTCTATTGGAAGAAACCCCAAGTACTGGGAAAACCCGTTGGACTTCTGGCCCGAGCGGTTCTTGCGTGCCGGAAAGGATGATCTAGCTGGGGGATTAATAGATATCAAGGGGCAGCACTTCCAGTTACTGCCTTTCGGCACCGGGCGAAGAGGTTGCCCTGGGATATCCCTGGCCCTGCAACAACTGCCCACGGTGCTCGCGGCAACGATACAGTGTTTTGAGTGGAAGGTGGCGGCAGATCCGAAGGGAGAGAATATCAATGGTACTGATGGAGTTGTTGACATGACTGAACGGCCCGGGTTGACGGCGCCTAGGGCCAATGATCTTGTGTGCATGCCAGTAGCACGTATGGATCTACTTGACAGCCTTTTTGATCCGTAG